The genomic interval AATGATAACGTACTTTTAATTACAAAAAATGAGGGGGGTTATAGTATGCAGCAACTATTAAAATGGAGACCTTATATTTTAACAATAATAGGTGCAGCCTGTTGGGGGATAATTGGATTGTTTATTCAACCGCTATATAACAGAGGGTTTAATGCTTGGGACGTGGTTACTATTCGGGGTGTATTGACGTTTATTTTTTTAATTATATTTATGCTGATATCAAATCCGAAGTCATTGAAAACAAGATGGCAAGATCACTTTTATTTTGCAGGTGCAGGAATTATAAGTATGGTATTCTTCAATTATTTATACTTTGAAACATTTTCACAGTCCTCTTTATCACTTGCGGTAACTTTGCTTTATACAGGTCCTATTTTTGTAACCATACTTAGCCGACTTTTCTTCAAAGAGCCCTTGAATTCTAATAAAATTATGGCGTTGGTTTTAGCCATAGCAGGTTGTGGTTTCGTTGTTGGATTATTGCCTTCATTCAAAGTTGAAGTAAGTGCTAAAGTTATTATGACAGGTATTCTTTCAGGGGTATGTTATTCACTTTATACAATTTTTACAAAGCCTGTGACAAAGCGGTATTCTGCTTTAACGATTACGACTTATAACTTTCTATACACTAGCATCTTTATGTTGATCTTCAGTAAAACACCTTCTAAAATTCAAAAATTTGCACATCCAGATATTATCGGTGCTTCTATCGGCCTAGCTTTTGTTTCAACAGTAATGGCTTATGTTCTTTATACAGCAGGTCTTAAACACTTAGAAGCCAGCAAAGCTTCAATTCTCGCAACATTAGAACCCATTGTGGCAATTTTATCCGGCGTTATTTTTTTAGGCGATATATTAAATACGTGGCAAATTTTTGGAATTATCACTGTAATGTGTGCAGCTGTTATTGTAGGTAGAAACCCTCGCATAAAAGGACAGGAAGCTTTAAGAAGATATTAATCATTAATGTATATGAAAAATGTTTCGCGTGAAACGTTTTCTCTTTATCTATACTATATAATTAACTGTACATCGTAGATTAAAAGTGTTTTAATAACACTATAATTCGATTTTATTGTATAGGAAACGTCTGTTCTAGAAGGGACATAATGGAAAGAGTGAGTTAAGATGAATAAATTAGATTTACGTGTCGTGCGTACAAGAAAATTATTATTAGGCGGTTTATATGAATTGCTGGAAGAGAAAGAGTTTTCTAAACTTACTATCGACCAAATTTGCGATCGTTCTATGGTTCACAGAACAACCTTTTATAAACACTTTCATGATAAATACGAACTGCTTGAAGTGTTGTTGAATAATTTGAGCGAAGAGTTTTTTTCATATGATTTTAAAGAGCGAATTAATCATCCATTTAGAGTTAAAGAGAATGCATTTGAAGGTTCTAAAGATTTTCAT from Staphylococcus condimenti carries:
- a CDS encoding DMT family transporter, with amino-acid sequence MQQLLKWRPYILTIIGAACWGIIGLFIQPLYNRGFNAWDVVTIRGVLTFIFLIIFMLISNPKSLKTRWQDHFYFAGAGIISMVFFNYLYFETFSQSSLSLAVTLLYTGPIFVTILSRLFFKEPLNSNKIMALVLAIAGCGFVVGLLPSFKVEVSAKVIMTGILSGVCYSLYTIFTKPVTKRYSALTITTYNFLYTSIFMLIFSKTPSKIQKFAHPDIIGASIGLAFVSTVMAYVLYTAGLKHLEASKASILATLEPIVAILSGVIFLGDILNTWQIFGIITVMCAAVIVGRNPRIKGQEALRRY
- a CDS encoding TetR family transcriptional regulator, with product MNKLDLRVVRTRKLLLGGLYELLEEKEFSKLTIDQICDRSMVHRTTFYKHFHDKYELLEVLLNNLSEEFFSYDFKERINHPFRVKENAFEGSKDFHRILIKQKEDKEFNDLIFSHFIKLIQQDVKDNIDLIEKDPSVPDDLVFYLYGGAIKGFSKWIENSNTKITAEEADDVFHKMVNIKVKE